From the Oryza glaberrima chromosome 5, OglaRS2, whole genome shotgun sequence genome, one window contains:
- the LOC127774051 gene encoding potassium channel AKT2 yields MKTSGFESASSSGSGGGGGGEGSGSFNLRNLSKLILPPLGVPAGGHAQPGHAGPNDRRVISPLDSRYRCWDTFMVVLVAYSAWVYPFEVAFMNASPKGGLEVADIVVDLFFAVDIVLTFFVAYIDSRTQLLVRDRRRIATRYLSTFFIMDVASTIPFQGLAYIVTGEVRESPAFSLLGILRLWRLRKVKQFFTRLEKDIRFNYFWIRCARLIAVTLFLVHCAGCLYYLIADRYPHREKTWIGAVIPDFQEASLWIRYTSSVYWSITTMTTVGYGDMHAQNTVEMIFNIFYMLFNLGLTAYLIGNMTNLVVEGTRRTMEFRNSIRAASNFVCRNHLPPRLKQQILAYMCLKFRAESLNQQQLMDQLPKSICKGICEYLFLPVVKDVYLFKGVSREVLLLMVTKMKPEYIPPKEDVIVQNEAPDDVYIVVSGEVEVIYSDGEAGERVVATLGTRGVFGEVSALSDRPQSFTLRTRTLCQLLRLRQAALKEAMQSKPEDSVVIIKNFLKHQIEMHDMKVEDLLGEDAAGEYDHGNIPCNLLTVAATGNSSFLEDLLKVGMDPDVGDSKGRTALHIAASKGYEDCVLVLLKQACNVNIKDAQGNTALWNAIAARHHKIFNILYHFARVSSPLHAAGDLLCLAARRGDLDTLRELLKHGLAVDSEDRDGATALRVALAEGHADVARLLVLNGASVDRAASHNEQQAAAAVSVDELRELMKTRELAHPVTIVVDSPSPAAAAVIREVGSSGDSRNGRRQSARSDGAHWPRVSIYRGHPFVRNRSSEAGKLINLPGTMEEFRIIIEEKLKVDARKTLIMNDEGAEIDSIDVIRDNDKLFIVTEEHMTAVASMDSVSGS; encoded by the exons ATGAAGACATCCGGCTTTGAGAGCGCTAgtagcagcggcagcggtggcggcggtggcggcgagggctcCGGCTCGTTCAACCTCCGGAACCTGTCCAAGCTCATCCTGCCGCCTCTCGGCGTGCCGGCCGGCGGCCACGCCCAGCCCGGCCATGCCGGCCCCAACGACAGGCGGGTCATCTCGCCTCTCGACTCCAGATACAG GTGCTGGGACACGTTCATGGTGGTGCTGGTGGCGTACTCGGCGTGGGTGTACCCGTTCGAGGTGGCGTTCATGAACGCGTCGCCCAAGGGCGGCCTCGAGGTGGCCGACATCGTCGTCGACCTCTTCTTCGCCGTCGACATCGTCCTCACCTTCTTCGTCGCCTACATCGACTCCAGGACTCAGCTCCTCGTCCGCGACAGGCGGAGGATTGCCACCAG ATATCTGTCGACGTTCTTCATCATGGATGTGGCGTCGACTATCCCGTTCCAAGGCCTTGCCTACATCGTCACCGGCGAGGTCAGGGAGAGCCCGGCGTTCAGCCTCCTCGGCATCCTCCGGCTATGGCGTCTCAGGAAGGTCAAGCAGTTCTTCACAAG GCTGGAGAAGGACATCAGGTTCAACTACTTCTGGATCCGCTGCGCCCGGCTCATCGCG GTGACGCTGTTCCTGGTGCACTGCGCGGGGTGCCTGTACTACCTGATCGCGGACAGGTACCCGCACAGGGAGAAGACGTGGATCGGCGCGGTGATCCCGGACTTCCAGGAGGCGAGCCTGTGGATCCGCTACACCTCCTCCGTCTACTGGTCCATCACCACCATGACCACCGTCGGCTACGGCGACATGCACGCCCAGAACACCGTCGAGATGATCTTCAACATCTTCTACATGCTCTTCAACCTCGGCCTCACCGCCTACCTCATCGGCAACATGACCAACCTCGTCGTTGAGGGCACCCGCCGTACCATGGAATTC AGGAACAGCATTCGTGCTGCCTCGAATTTCGTGTGCCGGAACCACCTGCCGCCTAGGCTGAAGCAGCAGATACTGGCCTACATGTGCCTCAAGTTCAGGGCAGAGAGCCTGAACCAGCAGCAGCTGATGGATCAGCTCCCCAAATCCATCTGCAAGGGCATCTGCGAGTACCTCTTCCTCCCCGTCGTCAAGGACGTCTACCTCTTCAAGGGTGTCTCAAGAGAAGTGCTCCTTCTCATG GTTACGAAGATGAAGCCGGAGTACATACCGCCGAAGGAGGACGTGATCGTGCAGAACGAGGCGCCGGACGACGTGTACATCGTGGTGTCCGGCGAGGTGGAGGTGATCTACTCCGACGGCGAAGCCGGGGAGCGGGTGGTGGCGACGCTGGGGACGAGGGGCGTGTTCGGCGAGGTGAGCGCGCTCAGCGACCGCCCGCAGAGCTTCACGCTGCGGACGCGGACGCTGTGCCAGCTGCTGCGCCTGCGCCAGGCCGCGCTCAAGGAGGCCATGCAGAGCAAGCCCGAGGACAGCGTCGTCATCATCAAGAACTTCCTCAAG CATCAGATCGAGATGCACGACATGAAGGTGGAGGACTTGCTcggggaggacgccgccggcgagtacGACCACGGCAACATACCGTGCAATCTGCTGACGGTGGCAGCCACCGGGAACAGCAGCTTCCTTGAGGATCTCCTGAAAGTTGGAATGGATCCTGACGTCGGTGACTCCAAGGGAAGAACTGCACTG CATATAGCGGCATCGAAGGGGTACGAGGACTGCGTGCTGGTTCTCCTCAAGCAAGCGTGCAACGTAAACATCAAAG ACGCGCAGGGCAACACGGCGCTGTGGAACGCCATCGCCGCGAGGCACCACAAGATCTTCAACATCCTGTACCACTTCGCGCGCGTCTCGAgcccgctccacgccgccggcgacctcctctgcctcgccgcgcgccggggCGACCTCGACACGCTCCGGGAGCTCCTCAAGCACGGCCTCGCCGTCGACTCGGAGGACCGGGACGGCGCCACGGCGCTCCGCGTCGCGCTCGCCGAGGGCCACGCCGACGTCGCCAGGCTCCTCGTCCTCAACGGCGCCAGCGTCGACAGGGCGGCCAGCCACAAcgagcagcaggcggcggcggcggtgtcggtcGACGAGCTGCGGGAGCTCATGAAGACGCGCGAGCTCGCGCACCCGGTCACCATCGTCGTcgactcgccgtcgccggccgccgcagccgtcatCCGGGAGGTCGGCTCGTCGGGGGACAGCCGGAATGGGCGGCGCCAGAGCGCGAGATCAGACGGCGCGCACTGGCCACGGGTGAGCATATACAGGGGCCATCCATTCGTCAGAAACCGTAGCTCAGAAGCCGGCAAGCTGATCAACCTGCCCGGCACCATGGAAGAATTCAGAATCATCATAG agGAGAAACTGAAAGTCGACGCGAGGAAGACGCTGATCATGAACGACGAAGGAGCGGAGATTGACTCGATCGACGTGATCCGGGACAACGATAAGCTGTTCATAGTGACCGAGGAGCATATGACAGCAGTAGCATCGATGGACTCGGTGTCTGGATCATAG